One window from the genome of Streptomyces sp. NBC_00708 encodes:
- a CDS encoding methyltransferase domain-containing protein: MTSTPASPSSAADAAETFLRNFHNTTPGRQSTGVRSAPLADGRTSYQVLAAEVAGARRVLDLGCADGALLDVLGAAGAEELAGIDLSEEELALAHARPALRGADLRQGRAQELPYADDSFDAVVSHMALMLMRDVDRVAAEAARVLVPGGRFAVAVAGGAVEGQAMRLFLELARPYFRAAPPERSLPRLGSGRLLTREALDGLLGPAGFAPIGWDTVVLEMGGTPEEIWVAATRSFYNMVELDEEQTASLRAEFLAAVPALLDADGRAAAGTRLNIATTRLSAP, translated from the coding sequence CCACCCCCGGCCGGCAGTCGACAGGCGTCCGGAGCGCCCCCCTCGCCGACGGCCGTACGAGCTACCAGGTCCTCGCGGCGGAGGTCGCGGGAGCGCGTCGCGTGCTCGATCTGGGGTGCGCGGACGGGGCGCTGCTGGACGTACTGGGGGCGGCCGGGGCCGAGGAGCTGGCCGGGATCGACCTCTCGGAGGAAGAGCTGGCGCTGGCCCACGCGCGCCCTGCCCTCCGCGGTGCGGACCTGCGGCAGGGGCGGGCCCAGGAGCTGCCGTACGCCGACGACTCCTTCGACGCCGTGGTGTCGCACATGGCGCTGATGCTGATGCGCGACGTGGACCGGGTGGCGGCCGAGGCGGCCCGGGTGCTGGTGCCCGGCGGCCGGTTCGCCGTCGCTGTGGCGGGCGGGGCCGTCGAGGGCCAGGCCATGCGCCTGTTCCTGGAGCTCGCCCGCCCCTACTTCAGGGCGGCGCCGCCCGAGCGGTCCCTGCCGCGGCTCGGCAGCGGCAGGCTCCTCACCCGCGAAGCCCTGGACGGGCTGCTCGGCCCGGCCGGGTTCGCACCGATCGGCTGGGACACCGTCGTCCTGGAAATGGGCGGCACCCCGGAGGAGATCTGGGTCGCCGCCACCCGGTCCTTCTACAACATGGTGGAGCTCGACGAGGAGCAGACCGCGAGCCTGCGCGCCGAGTTCCTCGCCGCCGTCCCTGCTCTGCTGGACGCCGACGGGCGTGCCGCAGCGGGCACGCGGCTCAACATCGCGACCACCCGCCTGTCGGCCCCCTGA
- a CDS encoding nuclear transport factor 2 family protein — protein MNATSTAATAQDHFEISTLISGIFRTLDERRFDEGWADAYYTDDLHVTTPLGVAEGAEALRQVEEAIGRYAATLHLSSDVLVHAEPGARTAEVSWNAHMTHVHHDSTLRARGEGVNPLFTVGGVYEGRLRRTDSGWRISRMTVRAVWTTGEPPVLPAEAAARVRELTGAEAPAGPA, from the coding sequence ATGAACGCGACGAGCACCGCAGCGACCGCCCAGGACCACTTCGAGATCAGCACCCTCATCAGCGGCATCTTCCGCACGCTGGACGAGCGCCGGTTCGACGAGGGCTGGGCCGATGCCTACTACACCGACGACCTGCACGTGACGACACCGCTCGGCGTGGCCGAAGGCGCCGAAGCGCTACGGCAGGTGGAGGAGGCCATTGGCCGCTACGCCGCCACCCTGCACCTCTCCTCCGACGTCCTGGTCCACGCCGAGCCGGGAGCACGGACGGCCGAGGTCTCCTGGAACGCCCACATGACCCACGTACACCACGACTCCACCCTCCGCGCGCGCGGCGAGGGAGTGAACCCGCTGTTCACGGTGGGCGGGGTCTACGAGGGCCGGCTCCGGCGGACCGACAGCGGCTGGCGCATCAGCCGGATGACGGTACGGGCGGTCTGGACGACGGGCGAACCGCCGGTGCTGCCGGCGGAAGCGGCGGCGCGCGTACGGGAGTTGACGGGGGCAGAGGCCCCGGCCGGCCCGGCCTGA